A stretch of Pogona vitticeps strain Pit_001003342236 chromosome 5, PviZW2.1, whole genome shotgun sequence DNA encodes these proteins:
- the TRMT44 gene encoding putative tRNA (uracil-O(2)-)-methyltransferase isoform X1, whose translation MEVLGKAVLKDPHQLLPEGFWAAVSVWLEKPQVANKRLSGARLEDSRGVARPRPGAGGEGTPGLSRQSVLEAAWEAFCSSEGYNEVLGLEGPEEQQHQQLEVVLRTLVPKGSPIAPEEELVIKDIDNGIVTFLPLEQTHEGKYKVKICNVYQIRLQHIQDKEWSISILLSSPENYISDGILYPKTTWLGSELLSKLAKWSTEIMKREFKSTLSLISVARYSKIYQDLKEKYKRIVKVWPEVTNPEKFVYEDVAIAAYLLILWEDERAERGLSEKQSFMDLGCGNGLLVHILSNEGHSGKGIDVRRRKIWDMYGPQTYLEENVVSPNNLYPDVDWLIGNHSDELTPWIPVIAARSSYSCRYFLLPCCFFDFHGKYNRRQSKKTQYREYIDFVTEVGLVCGFKVEEDCLRIPSTKRVCLIGKSRTYPAIQDAVLDDQRAHYINSRQSFNKTASDKKDRLYQVDSFLTAGHTTALTGDEEVFQNTNVENVLMSGFLPRGKEQMRNCTALPKDFVDKVVLKVVQLLLSESKESPPGNTTTWNRGESLTLGEIAEHLDKKTLKTLKNEYGGLQTLLRNNHQVFEVLNGKVHIRDWREWKPPKKNKRNEHVKQRFPSRAFKTRLCWFYMHHPQGCPLTSEFCHYAHGAEELKPSLTVPKMNHVKQ comes from the exons ATGGAGGTCTTAGGGAAAGCGGTTCTTAAAGACCCGCACCAGCTCCTTCCTGAGGGTTTCTGGGCGGCCGTCAGCGTGTGGCTGGAGAAGCCCCAGGTGGCAAACAAGCGGTTGTCCGGCGCTCGCTTGGAGGACTCCCGAGGAGTAGCCCGGCCTCGGCCTGGAGCCGGCGGAGAAGGGACTCCCGGACTCTCCCGGCAATCGGTGCTGGAGGCTGCTTGGGAAGCTTTCTGCTCCTCGGAGGGCTATAATGAGGTCCTCGGTCTCGAAGGTCCCgaggagcagcagcaccagcagctggAGGTGGTGCTCAGGACCCTTGtccccaaaggcagccccatcgCGCCTGAGGAGGAGTTGGTGATAAAAG ATATTGATAATGGGATTGTAACCTTTTTGCCATTGGAGCAAACCCATGAAGGCAAATACAAAGTCAAGATCTGTAATGTTTACCAAATTCGACTTCAGCATATACAAGACAAGGAATG GTCCATATCAATTTTACTGTCATCTCCAGAGAACTACATTTCAGATGGAATTTTATATCCTAAGACAACATGGCTTGGAAGTGAGCTGCTATCTAAATTAGCTAAATGGTCCACAGAGATTATGAAGCGCGAATTCAAGAGTACACTTTCTTTAATTTCTGTGGCAAGATACAGCAAAATTTATCAAGATCTAAAGGAAAAATACAAAAGGATTGTAAAG gTCTGGCCTGAAGTAACAAATCCTGAGAAGTTTGTATATGAAGATGTTGCTATAGCTGCATATTTGCTG ATACTTTGGGAAGATGAGAGAGCTGAGAGAGGACTGTCCGAGAAACAATCTTTCATGGATCTTGGCTGTGGAAATGGCCTCCTAGTTCACATATTGAGCAATGAAGGG CATTCAGGTAAAGGAATTGATGTAAGAAGAAGGAAAATATGGGACATGTATGGTCCACAAACATACTTAGAG GAAAATGTAGTTAGTCCAAACAATCTGTATCCAGATGTTGACTGGTTAATTGGAAATCATTCTGATGAACTCACACCATGGATACCTGTAATTGCAGCCAG ATCTTCCTATTCTTGTCGGTATTTTCTATTGCCCTGCTGCTTCTTTGATTTCCATGGAAAATATAACCGAAGGCAAAGTAAGAAAACCCAGTACAGAGAGTACATTGATTTTGTAACAGAAGTGGGACTTGTCTGTGGCTTTAAAGTGGAAGAAGATTGCCTGAGAATTCCTTCAACTAAAAGA GTATGCTTAATTGGGAAATCTAGAACATATCCAGCAATACAAGATGCTGTACTTGATGACCAGCGAGCACACTATATCAACAGTCGCCAATCCTTCAACAAAACAGCATCAGATAAAAAGGACAGATTGTACCAAGTTGATAGCTTCTTGACAGCAGGTCACACCACAGCTCTTACAGGAGATGAAGAAGTGTTTCAAAATACCAATGTAGAAAATGTCTTAATGTCTGGTTTTCTGCCCAGGGGGAAAGAACAAATGAGAAACTGTACTGCTCTCCCTAAGGATTTTGTAGACAAAGTGGTTTTGAAGGTAGTACAGCTGTTGTTAAGTGAAAGCAAAGAAAGTCCACCTGGAAATACAACCACATGGAACAGAGGAG AGAGTCTTACATTGGGAGAAATTGCAGAACATTTAGACAAGAAGActttaaaaactctgaaaaatgAATATGGAGGCCTGCAGACCTTGCTGAGAAACAACCATCAAGTGTTTGAAG TTCTAAATGGAAAAGTTCATATTCGTGACTGGAGAGAATGGAAGCCACCCAAGAAAAATAAGCGGAATGAGCATGTTAAACAAAGATTTCCTTCTAGAGCATTTAAAACTCGCCTGTGTTGGTTTTACATGCACCATCCTCAGGGCTGTCCTCTGACTTCAGAATTCTGTCATTATGCTCATGGGGCTGAGGAGCTGAAGCCTTCTCTGACTGTACCAAAGATGAATCATGTCAAACAATAA
- the TRMT44 gene encoding putative tRNA (uracil-O(2)-)-methyltransferase isoform X4, with translation MSNAPLADIDNGIVTFLPLEQTHEGKYKVKICNVYQIRLQHIQDKEWSISILLSSPENYISDGILYPKTTWLGSELLSKLAKWSTEIMKREFKSTLSLISVARYSKIYQDLKEKYKRIVKVWPEVTNPEKFVYEDVAIAAYLLILWEDERAERGLSEKQSFMDLGCGNGLLVHILSNEGHSGKGIDVRRRKIWDMYGPQTYLEENVVSPNNLYPDVDWLIGNHSDELTPWIPVIAARSSYSCRYFLLPCCFFDFHGKYNRRQSKKTQYREYIDFVTEVGLVCGFKVEEDCLRIPSTKRVCLIGKSRTYPAIQDAVLDDQRAHYINSRQSFNKTASDKKDRLYQVDSFLTAGHTTALTGDEEVFQNTNVENVLMSGFLPRGKEQMRNCTALPKDFVDKVVLKVVQLLLSESKESPPGNTTTWNRGESLTLGEIAEHLDKKTLKTLKNEYGGLQTLLRNNHQVFEVLNGKVHIRDWREWKPPKKNKRNEHVKQRFPSRAFKTRLCWFYMHHPQGCPLTSEFCHYAHGAEELKPSLTVPKMNHVKQ, from the exons ATGTCCAATGCCCCGTTGGCAG ATATTGATAATGGGATTGTAACCTTTTTGCCATTGGAGCAAACCCATGAAGGCAAATACAAAGTCAAGATCTGTAATGTTTACCAAATTCGACTTCAGCATATACAAGACAAGGAATG GTCCATATCAATTTTACTGTCATCTCCAGAGAACTACATTTCAGATGGAATTTTATATCCTAAGACAACATGGCTTGGAAGTGAGCTGCTATCTAAATTAGCTAAATGGTCCACAGAGATTATGAAGCGCGAATTCAAGAGTACACTTTCTTTAATTTCTGTGGCAAGATACAGCAAAATTTATCAAGATCTAAAGGAAAAATACAAAAGGATTGTAAAG gTCTGGCCTGAAGTAACAAATCCTGAGAAGTTTGTATATGAAGATGTTGCTATAGCTGCATATTTGCTG ATACTTTGGGAAGATGAGAGAGCTGAGAGAGGACTGTCCGAGAAACAATCTTTCATGGATCTTGGCTGTGGAAATGGCCTCCTAGTTCACATATTGAGCAATGAAGGG CATTCAGGTAAAGGAATTGATGTAAGAAGAAGGAAAATATGGGACATGTATGGTCCACAAACATACTTAGAG GAAAATGTAGTTAGTCCAAACAATCTGTATCCAGATGTTGACTGGTTAATTGGAAATCATTCTGATGAACTCACACCATGGATACCTGTAATTGCAGCCAG ATCTTCCTATTCTTGTCGGTATTTTCTATTGCCCTGCTGCTTCTTTGATTTCCATGGAAAATATAACCGAAGGCAAAGTAAGAAAACCCAGTACAGAGAGTACATTGATTTTGTAACAGAAGTGGGACTTGTCTGTGGCTTTAAAGTGGAAGAAGATTGCCTGAGAATTCCTTCAACTAAAAGA GTATGCTTAATTGGGAAATCTAGAACATATCCAGCAATACAAGATGCTGTACTTGATGACCAGCGAGCACACTATATCAACAGTCGCCAATCCTTCAACAAAACAGCATCAGATAAAAAGGACAGATTGTACCAAGTTGATAGCTTCTTGACAGCAGGTCACACCACAGCTCTTACAGGAGATGAAGAAGTGTTTCAAAATACCAATGTAGAAAATGTCTTAATGTCTGGTTTTCTGCCCAGGGGGAAAGAACAAATGAGAAACTGTACTGCTCTCCCTAAGGATTTTGTAGACAAAGTGGTTTTGAAGGTAGTACAGCTGTTGTTAAGTGAAAGCAAAGAAAGTCCACCTGGAAATACAACCACATGGAACAGAGGAG AGAGTCTTACATTGGGAGAAATTGCAGAACATTTAGACAAGAAGActttaaaaactctgaaaaatgAATATGGAGGCCTGCAGACCTTGCTGAGAAACAACCATCAAGTGTTTGAAG TTCTAAATGGAAAAGTTCATATTCGTGACTGGAGAGAATGGAAGCCACCCAAGAAAAATAAGCGGAATGAGCATGTTAAACAAAGATTTCCTTCTAGAGCATTTAAAACTCGCCTGTGTTGGTTTTACATGCACCATCCTCAGGGCTGTCCTCTGACTTCAGAATTCTGTCATTATGCTCATGGGGCTGAGGAGCTGAAGCCTTCTCTGACTGTACCAAAGATGAATCATGTCAAACAATAA
- the TRMT44 gene encoding putative tRNA (uracil-O(2)-)-methyltransferase isoform X2 has translation MFLWPCFARWAGEKAQLFISSSFSVLGRPRGASKTQRRSAVRRGGSGEEHKMAAACLLGPGSQLLALFFRLFGGYQGTVRSRAQSVVPNIDNGIVTFLPLEQTHEGKYKVKICNVYQIRLQHIQDKEWSISILLSSPENYISDGILYPKTTWLGSELLSKLAKWSTEIMKREFKSTLSLISVARYSKIYQDLKEKYKRIVKVWPEVTNPEKFVYEDVAIAAYLLILWEDERAERGLSEKQSFMDLGCGNGLLVHILSNEGHSGKGIDVRRRKIWDMYGPQTYLEENVVSPNNLYPDVDWLIGNHSDELTPWIPVIAARSSYSCRYFLLPCCFFDFHGKYNRRQSKKTQYREYIDFVTEVGLVCGFKVEEDCLRIPSTKRVCLIGKSRTYPAIQDAVLDDQRAHYINSRQSFNKTASDKKDRLYQVDSFLTAGHTTALTGDEEVFQNTNVENVLMSGFLPRGKEQMRNCTALPKDFVDKVVLKVVQLLLSESKESPPGNTTTWNRGESLTLGEIAEHLDKKTLKTLKNEYGGLQTLLRNNHQVFEVLNGKVHIRDWREWKPPKKNKRNEHVKQRFPSRAFKTRLCWFYMHHPQGCPLTSEFCHYAHGAEELKPSLTVPKMNHVKQ, from the exons atgttcctatggccctgcttcgcaaGATGGGCAGGGGAGAAAGCACAATTatttatttccagctctttttcgGTGCTGGGCAGGCCCAGGGGAGCTTCTAAgacccagcgccgatcagctgtgaggcggggagggagcggagaagagcacaaaatggctgctgcctgcctgctgggtccaGGCTCTCAGTTGTTGGCACTCTTTTTCCGGCttttcgggggctaccaaggcactgtgaggagccgggcTCAGTCTGTAGTACCta ATATTGATAATGGGATTGTAACCTTTTTGCCATTGGAGCAAACCCATGAAGGCAAATACAAAGTCAAGATCTGTAATGTTTACCAAATTCGACTTCAGCATATACAAGACAAGGAATG GTCCATATCAATTTTACTGTCATCTCCAGAGAACTACATTTCAGATGGAATTTTATATCCTAAGACAACATGGCTTGGAAGTGAGCTGCTATCTAAATTAGCTAAATGGTCCACAGAGATTATGAAGCGCGAATTCAAGAGTACACTTTCTTTAATTTCTGTGGCAAGATACAGCAAAATTTATCAAGATCTAAAGGAAAAATACAAAAGGATTGTAAAG gTCTGGCCTGAAGTAACAAATCCTGAGAAGTTTGTATATGAAGATGTTGCTATAGCTGCATATTTGCTG ATACTTTGGGAAGATGAGAGAGCTGAGAGAGGACTGTCCGAGAAACAATCTTTCATGGATCTTGGCTGTGGAAATGGCCTCCTAGTTCACATATTGAGCAATGAAGGG CATTCAGGTAAAGGAATTGATGTAAGAAGAAGGAAAATATGGGACATGTATGGTCCACAAACATACTTAGAG GAAAATGTAGTTAGTCCAAACAATCTGTATCCAGATGTTGACTGGTTAATTGGAAATCATTCTGATGAACTCACACCATGGATACCTGTAATTGCAGCCAG ATCTTCCTATTCTTGTCGGTATTTTCTATTGCCCTGCTGCTTCTTTGATTTCCATGGAAAATATAACCGAAGGCAAAGTAAGAAAACCCAGTACAGAGAGTACATTGATTTTGTAACAGAAGTGGGACTTGTCTGTGGCTTTAAAGTGGAAGAAGATTGCCTGAGAATTCCTTCAACTAAAAGA GTATGCTTAATTGGGAAATCTAGAACATATCCAGCAATACAAGATGCTGTACTTGATGACCAGCGAGCACACTATATCAACAGTCGCCAATCCTTCAACAAAACAGCATCAGATAAAAAGGACAGATTGTACCAAGTTGATAGCTTCTTGACAGCAGGTCACACCACAGCTCTTACAGGAGATGAAGAAGTGTTTCAAAATACCAATGTAGAAAATGTCTTAATGTCTGGTTTTCTGCCCAGGGGGAAAGAACAAATGAGAAACTGTACTGCTCTCCCTAAGGATTTTGTAGACAAAGTGGTTTTGAAGGTAGTACAGCTGTTGTTAAGTGAAAGCAAAGAAAGTCCACCTGGAAATACAACCACATGGAACAGAGGAG AGAGTCTTACATTGGGAGAAATTGCAGAACATTTAGACAAGAAGActttaaaaactctgaaaaatgAATATGGAGGCCTGCAGACCTTGCTGAGAAACAACCATCAAGTGTTTGAAG TTCTAAATGGAAAAGTTCATATTCGTGACTGGAGAGAATGGAAGCCACCCAAGAAAAATAAGCGGAATGAGCATGTTAAACAAAGATTTCCTTCTAGAGCATTTAAAACTCGCCTGTGTTGGTTTTACATGCACCATCCTCAGGGCTGTCCTCTGACTTCAGAATTCTGTCATTATGCTCATGGGGCTGAGGAGCTGAAGCCTTCTCTGACTGTACCAAAGATGAATCATGTCAAACAATAA
- the TRMT44 gene encoding putative tRNA (uracil-O(2)-)-methyltransferase isoform X3, whose product MTELIVAISSMRGLYSIHRDIDNGIVTFLPLEQTHEGKYKVKICNVYQIRLQHIQDKEWSISILLSSPENYISDGILYPKTTWLGSELLSKLAKWSTEIMKREFKSTLSLISVARYSKIYQDLKEKYKRIVKVWPEVTNPEKFVYEDVAIAAYLLILWEDERAERGLSEKQSFMDLGCGNGLLVHILSNEGHSGKGIDVRRRKIWDMYGPQTYLEENVVSPNNLYPDVDWLIGNHSDELTPWIPVIAARSSYSCRYFLLPCCFFDFHGKYNRRQSKKTQYREYIDFVTEVGLVCGFKVEEDCLRIPSTKRVCLIGKSRTYPAIQDAVLDDQRAHYINSRQSFNKTASDKKDRLYQVDSFLTAGHTTALTGDEEVFQNTNVENVLMSGFLPRGKEQMRNCTALPKDFVDKVVLKVVQLLLSESKESPPGNTTTWNRGESLTLGEIAEHLDKKTLKTLKNEYGGLQTLLRNNHQVFEVLNGKVHIRDWREWKPPKKNKRNEHVKQRFPSRAFKTRLCWFYMHHPQGCPLTSEFCHYAHGAEELKPSLTVPKMNHVKQ is encoded by the exons ATGACAGAACTGATTGTGGCAATCAGCAGCATGAGAGGATTATACAGTATTCACAGAG ATATTGATAATGGGATTGTAACCTTTTTGCCATTGGAGCAAACCCATGAAGGCAAATACAAAGTCAAGATCTGTAATGTTTACCAAATTCGACTTCAGCATATACAAGACAAGGAATG GTCCATATCAATTTTACTGTCATCTCCAGAGAACTACATTTCAGATGGAATTTTATATCCTAAGACAACATGGCTTGGAAGTGAGCTGCTATCTAAATTAGCTAAATGGTCCACAGAGATTATGAAGCGCGAATTCAAGAGTACACTTTCTTTAATTTCTGTGGCAAGATACAGCAAAATTTATCAAGATCTAAAGGAAAAATACAAAAGGATTGTAAAG gTCTGGCCTGAAGTAACAAATCCTGAGAAGTTTGTATATGAAGATGTTGCTATAGCTGCATATTTGCTG ATACTTTGGGAAGATGAGAGAGCTGAGAGAGGACTGTCCGAGAAACAATCTTTCATGGATCTTGGCTGTGGAAATGGCCTCCTAGTTCACATATTGAGCAATGAAGGG CATTCAGGTAAAGGAATTGATGTAAGAAGAAGGAAAATATGGGACATGTATGGTCCACAAACATACTTAGAG GAAAATGTAGTTAGTCCAAACAATCTGTATCCAGATGTTGACTGGTTAATTGGAAATCATTCTGATGAACTCACACCATGGATACCTGTAATTGCAGCCAG ATCTTCCTATTCTTGTCGGTATTTTCTATTGCCCTGCTGCTTCTTTGATTTCCATGGAAAATATAACCGAAGGCAAAGTAAGAAAACCCAGTACAGAGAGTACATTGATTTTGTAACAGAAGTGGGACTTGTCTGTGGCTTTAAAGTGGAAGAAGATTGCCTGAGAATTCCTTCAACTAAAAGA GTATGCTTAATTGGGAAATCTAGAACATATCCAGCAATACAAGATGCTGTACTTGATGACCAGCGAGCACACTATATCAACAGTCGCCAATCCTTCAACAAAACAGCATCAGATAAAAAGGACAGATTGTACCAAGTTGATAGCTTCTTGACAGCAGGTCACACCACAGCTCTTACAGGAGATGAAGAAGTGTTTCAAAATACCAATGTAGAAAATGTCTTAATGTCTGGTTTTCTGCCCAGGGGGAAAGAACAAATGAGAAACTGTACTGCTCTCCCTAAGGATTTTGTAGACAAAGTGGTTTTGAAGGTAGTACAGCTGTTGTTAAGTGAAAGCAAAGAAAGTCCACCTGGAAATACAACCACATGGAACAGAGGAG AGAGTCTTACATTGGGAGAAATTGCAGAACATTTAGACAAGAAGActttaaaaactctgaaaaatgAATATGGAGGCCTGCAGACCTTGCTGAGAAACAACCATCAAGTGTTTGAAG TTCTAAATGGAAAAGTTCATATTCGTGACTGGAGAGAATGGAAGCCACCCAAGAAAAATAAGCGGAATGAGCATGTTAAACAAAGATTTCCTTCTAGAGCATTTAAAACTCGCCTGTGTTGGTTTTACATGCACCATCCTCAGGGCTGTCCTCTGACTTCAGAATTCTGTCATTATGCTCATGGGGCTGAGGAGCTGAAGCCTTCTCTGACTGTACCAAAGATGAATCATGTCAAACAATAA
- the TRMT44 gene encoding putative tRNA (uracil-O(2)-)-methyltransferase isoform X5 gives MKANTKSRSVMFTKFDFSIYKTRNENYISDGILYPKTTWLGSELLSKLAKWSTEIMKREFKSTLSLISVARYSKIYQDLKEKYKRIVKVWPEVTNPEKFVYEDVAIAAYLLILWEDERAERGLSEKQSFMDLGCGNGLLVHILSNEGHSGKGIDVRRRKIWDMYGPQTYLEENVVSPNNLYPDVDWLIGNHSDELTPWIPVIAARSSYSCRYFLLPCCFFDFHGKYNRRQSKKTQYREYIDFVTEVGLVCGFKVEEDCLRIPSTKRVCLIGKSRTYPAIQDAVLDDQRAHYINSRQSFNKTASDKKDRLYQVDSFLTAGHTTALTGDEEVFQNTNVENVLMSGFLPRGKEQMRNCTALPKDFVDKVVLKVVQLLLSESKESPPGNTTTWNRGESLTLGEIAEHLDKKTLKTLKNEYGGLQTLLRNNHQVFEVLNGKVHIRDWREWKPPKKNKRNEHVKQRFPSRAFKTRLCWFYMHHPQGCPLTSEFCHYAHGAEELKPSLTVPKMNHVKQ, from the exons ATGAAGGCAAATACAAAGTCAAGATCTGTAATGTTTACCAAATTCGACTTCAGCATATACAAGACAAGGAATG AGAACTACATTTCAGATGGAATTTTATATCCTAAGACAACATGGCTTGGAAGTGAGCTGCTATCTAAATTAGCTAAATGGTCCACAGAGATTATGAAGCGCGAATTCAAGAGTACACTTTCTTTAATTTCTGTGGCAAGATACAGCAAAATTTATCAAGATCTAAAGGAAAAATACAAAAGGATTGTAAAG gTCTGGCCTGAAGTAACAAATCCTGAGAAGTTTGTATATGAAGATGTTGCTATAGCTGCATATTTGCTG ATACTTTGGGAAGATGAGAGAGCTGAGAGAGGACTGTCCGAGAAACAATCTTTCATGGATCTTGGCTGTGGAAATGGCCTCCTAGTTCACATATTGAGCAATGAAGGG CATTCAGGTAAAGGAATTGATGTAAGAAGAAGGAAAATATGGGACATGTATGGTCCACAAACATACTTAGAG GAAAATGTAGTTAGTCCAAACAATCTGTATCCAGATGTTGACTGGTTAATTGGAAATCATTCTGATGAACTCACACCATGGATACCTGTAATTGCAGCCAG ATCTTCCTATTCTTGTCGGTATTTTCTATTGCCCTGCTGCTTCTTTGATTTCCATGGAAAATATAACCGAAGGCAAAGTAAGAAAACCCAGTACAGAGAGTACATTGATTTTGTAACAGAAGTGGGACTTGTCTGTGGCTTTAAAGTGGAAGAAGATTGCCTGAGAATTCCTTCAACTAAAAGA GTATGCTTAATTGGGAAATCTAGAACATATCCAGCAATACAAGATGCTGTACTTGATGACCAGCGAGCACACTATATCAACAGTCGCCAATCCTTCAACAAAACAGCATCAGATAAAAAGGACAGATTGTACCAAGTTGATAGCTTCTTGACAGCAGGTCACACCACAGCTCTTACAGGAGATGAAGAAGTGTTTCAAAATACCAATGTAGAAAATGTCTTAATGTCTGGTTTTCTGCCCAGGGGGAAAGAACAAATGAGAAACTGTACTGCTCTCCCTAAGGATTTTGTAGACAAAGTGGTTTTGAAGGTAGTACAGCTGTTGTTAAGTGAAAGCAAAGAAAGTCCACCTGGAAATACAACCACATGGAACAGAGGAG AGAGTCTTACATTGGGAGAAATTGCAGAACATTTAGACAAGAAGActttaaaaactctgaaaaatgAATATGGAGGCCTGCAGACCTTGCTGAGAAACAACCATCAAGTGTTTGAAG TTCTAAATGGAAAAGTTCATATTCGTGACTGGAGAGAATGGAAGCCACCCAAGAAAAATAAGCGGAATGAGCATGTTAAACAAAGATTTCCTTCTAGAGCATTTAAAACTCGCCTGTGTTGGTTTTACATGCACCATCCTCAGGGCTGTCCTCTGACTTCAGAATTCTGTCATTATGCTCATGGGGCTGAGGAGCTGAAGCCTTCTCTGACTGTACCAAAGATGAATCATGTCAAACAATAA